The Podospora pseudopauciseta strain CBS 411.78 chromosome 2 map unlocalized CBS411.78m_2, whole genome shotgun sequence genome has a window encoding:
- a CDS encoding uncharacterized protein (EggNog:ENOG503P5PY): MPNTTQAKIKQQPVAVASSTSKKAPAASVSKAVKKTTTSSSSKPTTTSSTKPTRTASTKPKDVTSYATSKTPAQARSAAKKLAPAVASTPATQSSPKPNFRPVTMTAHTKKALGVSSPSSVNKSVPIGQVKTTAAVRSPVPARPAPTAARVPAASPVMPKTATSQPRTKRAVSAAPVKASPQPPAVTQTQSPTPRKKKYAPEAHIPTSNFTKQLSNTVGGVAQGVGRTVGGVGQGVGRTVGGVTQGVGQTASGLTTDALDTLNRTTNSLGRGDLYGTVGGVAGGVGNTVGNTTKNLGGAVGGVTRGLGDTVNQTTDGLGNAIGGPVGGLTKGVGGAVGGVTRGVGDTVGGVTRGLGNTVGNTAGALGRGDLGGVVGGLVGGLGETVGEVGKGVGGILSPVLGGVLGGGK, translated from the exons ATGCCGAACACTACCCAAGCCAAGATTAAGCAACAGCCGGTTGCGGTGGCGT CATCGACGTCGAAGAAGGCACCGGCTGCGTCTGTCTCcaaggctgtcaagaagaCAACGACATCGTCGTCTTCAAAGCCTACCACAACATCGTCAACCAAGCCGACCAGAACAGCAAGCACCAAGCCTAAAGATGTGACCTCTTATGCCACCAGCAAAACTCCAGCCCAGGCGAGGTCCGCGGCTAAGAAGCTGGCACCGGCTGTCGCATCCACGCCGGCAACACAGTCCTCCCCAAAGCCTAACTTCAGACCAGTCACCATGACAGCTCATACGAAGAAGGCTCTTGGGGTGTCCAGCCCGTCCAGCGTCAATAAGTCGGTGCCCATCGGACAGGTCAAGACCACTGCCGCTGTTCGATCTCCTGTCCCTGCCCGGCCTGCTCCCACTGCTGCGCGAGTCCCAGCCGCCTCCCCAGTCATGCCAAAGACTGCGACTTCCCAGCCCAGGACAAAGCGTGCTGTTTCTGCTGCTCCAGTCAAGGcctctcctcaacctcctgcCGTTACTCAAACCCAGAGTCCCACGCCCCGAAAGAAAAAGTACGCCCCTGAAGCTCACATCCCAACCTCAAACTTCACCAAACAGCTCTCCAACACCGTTGGAGGTGTGGCTCAGGGTGTAGGGAGAACCGTCGGCGGCGTGGGTCAAGGCGTGGGGAGAACTGTCGGGGGAGTCACGCAAGGAGTTGGGCAGACAGCGTCCGGCCTGACCACTGATGCACTTGACACCCTGAACCGCACTACCAACTCGCTCGGTCGGGGTGATCTCTATGGCACTGTCGGGGGAGTTGCAGGCGGTGTCGGGAATACTGTCGGGAACACTACCAAGAACCTTGGGGGTGCTGTCGGGGGAGTTACAAGAGGGTTAGGGGATACTGTCAATCAGACTACGGACGGGCTAGGGAATGCGATCGGGGGACCTGTTGGTGGGTTGACGaaaggggttgggggtgctgttgggggggttacgaggggggtgggggataCGGTTGGGGGTGTTACGAGGGGATTGGGCAATACGGTTGGGAATACTGCTGGTGCTTTGGGAAGAGGAGACTTGGGAGGTGtggttgggggtttggttggtgggttgggggagacagttggggaggttggaaagggggtgggagggattTTGAGTCCAGTATTGGGGGGTGTTCTGGGAGGTGGGAAGTAG
- a CDS encoding uncharacterized protein (EggNog:ENOG503NYMI; COG:M) has translation MPYTLHAEPGRPMSTELTLWDLSGYKRDPDLGGVDDFYFPAMNIIIKMLLDAGADAKGCASRETATPLQMAIDIGCTEFIDAFYAQHNMSVNSGRTLSSDGLSRETARVDVASPLLNQRLDKYLDGSGKPVLELLLDNPSRYLRLLTPDDAASLINHGFSNNRHDGRYYQVLLEMMQSSEYLLLARQVSGLIHYYSSPDNLRLYLQTVRSQSTTNSWMSTWVGRYFGTRALTPLQIICESQRPSMVLLRYLLGTLQVDANTRCIMVDRKKGELISGGTALHRLAVVDFRWKLDAIRYLLATGADINALNETCESPLHVAACGGFQNYHRHGPDRFSDNRSLDAVRILLDHGADPDLLDEKGLAAIHKACMHFDQSTSREIIQELLSKGASALVGVRSPLFEAVRYHNLPAFEVLLEHGLDVNTVYDEGPIIFPQNGNPIDETKPRRRCLLWFMAIVSCWPLARSPVTLSMVRIMVEHGADLYLPLNNEETVCHYLFEFAKREIVEALLQEPCVSRIDFNRPCQSGQTILMAACRRAIEWRPHDLKDGLKPAWLPLQTLRLNLGIKPDATAVDNAGQTSLHHLLQNKASTEDEILHFMRDEGVASTLLTKDNDGFSPLHYALKLLRPRVCEFLCDKGADILEPDPSGSFTLHHIAAQCVQTARSFADPTDGAWDWNPIPHSTTYFDDCLALWKRCLKEGASINAPDRDGNTPLHVFVVSPDAWTPRKYPGDEDEYDPVACHLKRYKQLFPPDSGVDIWASNREGETVLHRIAGHCVRRRWDGILATHPGRPSDVKHMPHDKQLFEAFLKMGADPLKEDVKGRSALDVAIAWGKKYILELVALDGGS, from the exons ATGCCCTACACCTTGCATGCCGAGCCAGGAAGGCCGATGTC GACAGAACTAACGCTCTGGGACTTGTCTGGATACAAAAGAGATCCTGatcttggtggtgtcgaTGATTTCTATTTCCCAGCCATGAACATCATTATCAAGATGCTTTTGGATGCTGGTGCAGACGCTAAAGGTTGTGCTTCACGCGAGACAGCAACGCCTTTGCAGATGGCTATTGACATAGGTTGTACCGAGTTTATCGACGCATTCTATGCCCAGCATAACATGTCGGTCAACTCAGGGAGGACTCTGTCAAGCGATGGCCTCAGCAGGGAAACTGCCAGAGTTGATGTGGCCTCCCCACTGTTAAATCAGCGTCTCGACAAATATCTGGATGGATCAGGGAAGCCTGTGCTTGAATTGCTTTTGGACAATCCCAGCCGATACTTGCGGCTTCTTACACCCGACGATGCAGCAAGTCTGATCAACCACGGATTCAGCAATAACCGGCATGATGGCAGATATTACCAGGTGCTCCTGGAGATGATGCAATCTTCCGAATATCTACTGTTGGCGAGGCAGGTGTCCGGGCTGATTCATTATTACAGCTCTCCTGACAACCTCAGGCTTTATCTTCAAACGGTGCGATCCCAGTCAACGACAAATTCCTGGATGTCGACCTGGGTGGGACGTTACTTTGGCACGCGAGCCCTTACCCCTCTACAGATCATCTGTGAATCACAGCGTCCTAGCATGGTGTTGTTAAGATACTTGCTGGGAACGCTTCAGGTGGATGCCAACACACGGTGCATCATGGTTGACCGGAAAAAGGGAGAGTTAATTTCTGGTGGTACAGCACTTCATCGACTTGCTGTTGTAGACTTCCGGTGGAAGCTGGATGCTATCCGCTACCTGCTCGCCACCGGTGCCGACATCAATGCGCTTAACGAGACTTGCGAGTCACCTCTTCACGTTGCTGCCTGCGGTGGATTTCAGAATTATCATCGGCACGGACCAGACCGGTTCAGTGATAACCGGAGTCTCGACGCTGTCCGAATCCTTCTCGATCATGGAGCCGATCCTGATCTCCTGGATGAAAAGGGCCTTGCCGCGATCCATAAGGCATGCATGCACTTTGATCAATCAACAAGTCGCGAAATTATCCAAGAGCTTCTTTCCAAGGGGGCAAGTGCCCTGGTTGGCGTCAGAAGCCCTCTGTTTGAAGCCGTACGGTACCACAACCTTCCAGCCTTCGAAGTACTGCTGGAGCATGGACTTGACGTCAATACGGTCTATGATGAAGGACCGATCATATTCCCCCAAAATGGCAACCCGATTGATGAGACAAAGCCTCGACGACGTTGTCTGCTTTGGTTCATGGCCATCGTTTCCTGTTGGCCCCTTGCTAGGTCACCTGTAACCTTGTCAATGGTGCGCATTATGGTCGAACATGGGGCGGATCTGTACCTCCCTTTAAACAACGAAGAGACGGTGTGTCATTATCTCTTCGAGTTCGCAAAACGGGAGATTGTGGAGGCATTGTTGCAGGAACCCTGTGTCTCACGGATTGACTTCAATCGTCCCTGTCAGTCTGGTCAAACGATCTTGATGGCGGCCTGCAGACGAGCTATCGAATGGAGGCCTCATGACTTGAAGGATGGATTAAAGCCGGCTTGGCTACCGTTGCAAACCCTGAGATTGAACTTGGGGATCAAACCTGATGCTACCGCTGTTGACAATGCTGGCCAGACgtctcttcatcatcttttGCAAAATAAAGCGAGCACGGAGGATGAGATTCTTCATTTTATGAGGGACGAAGGTGTTGCTTCTACTCTCTTGACCAAGGATAACGATGGGTTTTCGCCTCTTCATTATGCCCTCAAGCTGCTCCGGCCGAGAGTGTGCGAGTTTCTTTGCGACAAAGGAGCCGACATTCTCGAACCGGACCCGAGTGGTTCTTTTACTCTTCACCACATTGCGGCACAGTGTGTTCAGACGGCTCGGTCATTTGCCGATCCAACGGATGGAGCATGGGACTGGAACCCAATCCCCCATTCAACAACCTACTTTGATGATTGCCTGGCGCTCTGGAAAAGGTGTCTGAAGGAAGGAGCGTCAATCAACGCACCCGACCGAGATGGAAACACACCGTTGCACGTTTTTGTAGTGTCTCCAGACGCATGGACACCGCGTAAATACCcaggggatgaggatgagtaTGATCCTGTGGCGTGCCATTTGAAGCGGTACAAACAGCTTTTCCCGCCAGACAGTGGTGTTGATATATGGGCTTCCAATCGGGAGGGGGAGACGGTCTTGCATAGGATTGCTGGTCACTGTGTGAGAAGACGATGGGATGGAATCCTGGCGACACATCCTGGGAGACCGTCGGATGTGAAGCATATGCCGCATGATAAACAGCTTTTTGAAGCGTTTTTGAAGATGGGGGCGGATCCATTGAAGGAGGAtgtgaaggggaggagtgCGCTGGATGTGGCGATTGCTTGGGGGAAGAAGTATATTTTGGAGTTGGTTGCTTTGGATGGCGGGTCTTAA